The Panicum virgatum strain AP13 chromosome 5K, P.virgatum_v5, whole genome shotgun sequence genome has a window encoding:
- the LOC120708954 gene encoding 2,4-dichlorophenol 6-monooxygenase-like isoform X1, giving the protein MRPPRLPSLRATARYSTSQSRLRPAAARSPASTCVASTRLASDCPPSGSRTLASSLAERTGRRPAALQIRALRPPPRRGPAPISSAPLHRGVPLGSATDSTASVVPLGFHRGRRAPRTRAACLSAAPRSPETRLTRLPCLLCAGAVPNLRTAQAAPLLRLTARQDLLRLETFAVGSTSVLFSSRKGPQKLRSLQPVLPNRGSQLNRDTKDLRGFQWPSRPPSTPAGIKCAVIEKNVEFTRHPRAHFINNRTMEIFRKLDGLAGDIERSQPPVDLWRKFVYCTSLSGSVLGSVDHMKPEDFDKVISPISVAHFSQYKLVDLLLKKLEAIGFQTCFPSEIGISTQDVELESKILMGHECTSLQQTDEGILVGTSVNNGERILERKLHCGILLGTDGARSTVRELAGISMEGERDLQKLVSVHFLSRDLGRYLSSQRPGMLFFVFNPGAIGVLVAHDLEHGEFVLQIPFYPPQQMFEEFGSKVCEQIIVKLVGWEPADVQVLDIKPWAMHAEVAEKYISCNNRVVLAGDAAHRFPPAGGFGMNTGVQDAHNLAWKLGLMLNGVASPSILQTYESERRPVAIFNTELSVENFKAAMSIPASLGLDPTVANSVHQVINRSLGSIIPRNVQKAVLEGLFSIGRAQVSDYILNEKNPIGSLRLARLRSILDEGKSLQLQFPAEDLGFCYEEGALVTEDCSQKTQKGVKLEHSERTSREYIPSAKVGLRLPHMLVRALPASSEGVFSTLDLVSMDKLEFVLIIAPLKESYEIARATLKVADEFKLSVKVCVMWPHGSDDVEVEESRYVLAPWTNYVNVEELPRVSGNSWWEMCRISRKNVILVRPDEHIAWRTEWDMVRDADSEVRGVFSRILCLNGHHV; this is encoded by the exons ATGCGTCCGCCTCGCCTGCCTTCTCTCCGCGCAACTGCTCGGTACTCCACCTCCCAATCGCGactccgcccggccgccgcacgcTCGCCCGCCTCCACCTGCGTCGCATCCACGCGCTTGGCCTCCGACTGCCCTCCGTCCGGAAGCCGCACGCTCGCCTCCTCTCTCGCCGagcgcaccggccgccgccccgccgcgctgcAGATCCGAGctctccggccgccgccccgtcgcGGTCCAGCGCCAATCTCCTCCGCGCCTCTCCATCGGGGCGTGCCCCTCGGCTCTGCGACGGATTCCACCGCGTCCGTCGTGCCCCTCGGATTCCACCGCGGCCGCCGTGCGCCTCGGACCCGCGCGGCGTGCCTCTCCGCCGCGCCTCGCTCGCCGGAGACCCGTCTCACCCGCTTGCCGTGCCTTCTCTGCGCTGGAGCGGTTCCTAACCTACGAACTGCTCAGGCCGCGCCCCTCCTGCGGCTCACCGCGCGGCAGGATCTGCTCCGGCTCGAGACCTTCGCCGTCGGCTCCACATCAG TGTTGTTCTCCTCTCGAAAAGGACCACAGAAGCTCAGGTCCTTGCAGCCGGTGCTCCCAAACAGAGGCAGTCAGCTGAATCGAG ATACAAAAGATTTGCGAGGATTTCAGTGGCCTTCTCGACCACCGTCAACGCCTGCAG GGATCAAATGCGCGGTGATAGAGAAGAATGTGGAGTTCACTCGGCACCCCCGAGCGCACTTCATCAACAACCGCACAATGGAG ATCTTCCGCAAGTTGGATGGCTTGGCTGGGGACATCGAGAGGTCCCAGCCCCCAGTGGATTTGTGGAGGAAGTTCGTCTACTGTACTTCACTCTCCGGTTCCGTTCTCGGATCGGTTGATCACATGAAGCCCGAAG ATTTTGACAAGGTCATTAGTCCTATATCAGTTGCACACTTCTCACAGTACAAGTTAGTTGATTTGTTACTCAAGAAGCTAGAAGCTATTGGTTTCCAGACATGCTTTCCCAGTGAGATTGGTATCTCAACACAGGATGTGGAGCTGGAAAGCAAGATATTGATGGGACATGAGTGCACATCCCTTCAGCAGACTGATGAGGGCATTTTGGTTGGAACATCAGTTAACAATGGGGAGAGGATACTAGAGAGAAAACTACACTGTGGTATTCTACTAGGGACAGATGGTGCGAGAAGCACAGTGCGTGAATTGGCAGGCATATCTATGGAGGGTGAAAGGGACTTGCAGAAACTGGTCAGTGTACATTTTCTTAGCAGAGATCTAGGCAGATATTTATCTAGTCAGAGGCCTGGGATGCTATTCTTTGTTTTCAATCCAGGCGCAATTGGTGTGCTCGTTGCACATGACCTGGAGCATGGGGAATTCGTATTGCAG ATTCCATTTTATCCTCCTCAGCAGATGTTTGAAGAATTCGGCTCTAAG GTATGTGAGCAAATTATTGTCAAATTAGTTGGATGGGAGCCAGCAGATGTTCAGGTTTTAGACATAAAGCCATGGGCGATGCATGCTGAAGTTGCAGAAAAGTACATCAGCTGCAACAATCGTGTAGTCCTTGCTGGTGATGCTGCTCACCGTTTTCCTCCTGCCGGTGGTTTTG GAATGAACACTGGTGTTCAGGATGCACATAATTTGGCTTGGAAATTGGGCTTAATGCTGAATGGTGTTGCTTCACCATCAATACTGCAAACTTATGAATCAGAGCGCCGACCT GTTGCAATTTTCAATACTGAACTAAGCGTGGAGAACTTCAAAGCAGCAATGTCTATTCCCGCAAGCCTTGGTCTTGATCCAACTGTTGCAAACTCAG TGCATCAAGTTATCAACAGAAGCCTAGGATCAATCATTCCAAGAAATGTACAGAAGGCAGTGTTGGAAGGGTTGTTTTCCATTGGTCGGGCACAAGTCTCAGATTATATTCTGAACGAGAAAAATCCCATTGGGTCCTTGAGATTAGCAAGGCTGAGAAGTATTCTTGATGAAGGAAAAAGTCTGCAGCTGCAGTTCCCTGCAGAGGATCTTGGCTTCTG CTATGAAGAAGGAGCACTAGTTACTGAAGATTGCAGTCAGAAGACTCAGAAAGGAGTAAAACTAGAGCATTCTGAGAGGACATCAAGAGAGTACATCCCATCCGCTAAGGTTGGTTTGCGGCTACCTCACATGCTTGTAAGAGCACTGCCTGCTTCAAGTGAG GGTGTGTTCTCAACATTGGACCTGGTAAGTATGGATAAACTTGAGTTTGTACTCATCATCGCACCACTGAAAGAGTCATATGAGATCGCCCGTGCTACCCTCAAGGTAGCAGATGAGTTCAAGCTGTCAGTCAAAGTATGTGTCATGTGGCCTCATGGCTCTGATGACGTGGAAGTGGAGGAGAGCAGATATGTGCTAGCGCCCTGGACGAACTATGTCAATGTCGAGGAATTGCCTAGGGTATCTGGTAATTCATGGTGGGAGATGTGTCGGATTAGCAGGAAAAATGTAATTCTAGTTAGGCCTGATGAGCACATAGCATGGAGAACGGAATGGGACATGGTGAGAGACGCTGATTCTGAAGTTAGGGGAGTCTTTTCTCGAATCCTGTGCCTCAATGGTCACCACGTGTAG
- the LOC120708954 gene encoding phenol 2-monooxygenase-like isoform X2, with protein MRPPRLPSLRATARYSTSQSRLRPAAARSPASTCVASTRLASDCPPSGSRTLASSLAERTGRRPAALQIRALRPPPRRGPAPISSAPLHRGVPLGSATDSTASVVPLGFHRGRRAPRTRAACLSAAPRSPETRLTRLPCLLCAGAVPNLRTAQAAPLLRLTARQDLLRLETFAVGSTSVLFSSRKGPQKLRSLQPVLPNRGSQLNRDTKDLRGFQWPSRPPSTPAGIKCAVIEKNVEFTRHPRAHFINNRTMEIFRKLDGLAGDIERSQPPVDLWRKFVYCTSLSGSVLGSVDHMKPEDFDKVISPISVAHFSQYKLVDLLLKKLEAIGFQTCFPSEIGISTQDVELESKILMGHECTSLQQTDEGILVGTSVNNGERILERKLHCGILLGTDGARSTVRELAGISMEGERDLQKLVSVHFLSRDLGRYLSSQRPGMLFFVFNPGAIGVLVAHDLEHGEFVLQIPFYPPQQMFEEFGSKVCEQIIVKLVGWEPADVQVLDIKPWAMHAEVAEKYISCNNRVVLAGDAAHRFPPAGGFGMNTGVQDAHNLAWKLGLMLNGVASPSILQTYESERRPVAIFNTELSVENFKAAMSIPASLGLDPTVANSVHQVINRSLGSIIPRNVQKAVLEGLFSIGRAQVSDYILNEKNPIGSLRLARLRSILDEGKSLQLQFPAEDLGFCYEEGALVTEDCSQKTQKGVKLEHSERTSREYIPSAKVGLRLPHMLVRALPASSEVCEVCSQHWTW; from the exons ATGCGTCCGCCTCGCCTGCCTTCTCTCCGCGCAACTGCTCGGTACTCCACCTCCCAATCGCGactccgcccggccgccgcacgcTCGCCCGCCTCCACCTGCGTCGCATCCACGCGCTTGGCCTCCGACTGCCCTCCGTCCGGAAGCCGCACGCTCGCCTCCTCTCTCGCCGagcgcaccggccgccgccccgccgcgctgcAGATCCGAGctctccggccgccgccccgtcgcGGTCCAGCGCCAATCTCCTCCGCGCCTCTCCATCGGGGCGTGCCCCTCGGCTCTGCGACGGATTCCACCGCGTCCGTCGTGCCCCTCGGATTCCACCGCGGCCGCCGTGCGCCTCGGACCCGCGCGGCGTGCCTCTCCGCCGCGCCTCGCTCGCCGGAGACCCGTCTCACCCGCTTGCCGTGCCTTCTCTGCGCTGGAGCGGTTCCTAACCTACGAACTGCTCAGGCCGCGCCCCTCCTGCGGCTCACCGCGCGGCAGGATCTGCTCCGGCTCGAGACCTTCGCCGTCGGCTCCACATCAG TGTTGTTCTCCTCTCGAAAAGGACCACAGAAGCTCAGGTCCTTGCAGCCGGTGCTCCCAAACAGAGGCAGTCAGCTGAATCGAG ATACAAAAGATTTGCGAGGATTTCAGTGGCCTTCTCGACCACCGTCAACGCCTGCAG GGATCAAATGCGCGGTGATAGAGAAGAATGTGGAGTTCACTCGGCACCCCCGAGCGCACTTCATCAACAACCGCACAATGGAG ATCTTCCGCAAGTTGGATGGCTTGGCTGGGGACATCGAGAGGTCCCAGCCCCCAGTGGATTTGTGGAGGAAGTTCGTCTACTGTACTTCACTCTCCGGTTCCGTTCTCGGATCGGTTGATCACATGAAGCCCGAAG ATTTTGACAAGGTCATTAGTCCTATATCAGTTGCACACTTCTCACAGTACAAGTTAGTTGATTTGTTACTCAAGAAGCTAGAAGCTATTGGTTTCCAGACATGCTTTCCCAGTGAGATTGGTATCTCAACACAGGATGTGGAGCTGGAAAGCAAGATATTGATGGGACATGAGTGCACATCCCTTCAGCAGACTGATGAGGGCATTTTGGTTGGAACATCAGTTAACAATGGGGAGAGGATACTAGAGAGAAAACTACACTGTGGTATTCTACTAGGGACAGATGGTGCGAGAAGCACAGTGCGTGAATTGGCAGGCATATCTATGGAGGGTGAAAGGGACTTGCAGAAACTGGTCAGTGTACATTTTCTTAGCAGAGATCTAGGCAGATATTTATCTAGTCAGAGGCCTGGGATGCTATTCTTTGTTTTCAATCCAGGCGCAATTGGTGTGCTCGTTGCACATGACCTGGAGCATGGGGAATTCGTATTGCAG ATTCCATTTTATCCTCCTCAGCAGATGTTTGAAGAATTCGGCTCTAAG GTATGTGAGCAAATTATTGTCAAATTAGTTGGATGGGAGCCAGCAGATGTTCAGGTTTTAGACATAAAGCCATGGGCGATGCATGCTGAAGTTGCAGAAAAGTACATCAGCTGCAACAATCGTGTAGTCCTTGCTGGTGATGCTGCTCACCGTTTTCCTCCTGCCGGTGGTTTTG GAATGAACACTGGTGTTCAGGATGCACATAATTTGGCTTGGAAATTGGGCTTAATGCTGAATGGTGTTGCTTCACCATCAATACTGCAAACTTATGAATCAGAGCGCCGACCT GTTGCAATTTTCAATACTGAACTAAGCGTGGAGAACTTCAAAGCAGCAATGTCTATTCCCGCAAGCCTTGGTCTTGATCCAACTGTTGCAAACTCAG TGCATCAAGTTATCAACAGAAGCCTAGGATCAATCATTCCAAGAAATGTACAGAAGGCAGTGTTGGAAGGGTTGTTTTCCATTGGTCGGGCACAAGTCTCAGATTATATTCTGAACGAGAAAAATCCCATTGGGTCCTTGAGATTAGCAAGGCTGAGAAGTATTCTTGATGAAGGAAAAAGTCTGCAGCTGCAGTTCCCTGCAGAGGATCTTGGCTTCTG CTATGAAGAAGGAGCACTAGTTACTGAAGATTGCAGTCAGAAGACTCAGAAAGGAGTAAAACTAGAGCATTCTGAGAGGACATCAAGAGAGTACATCCCATCCGCTAAGGTTGGTTTGCGGCTACCTCACATGCTTGTAAGAGCACTGCCTGCTTCAAGTGAGGTCTGTGA GGTGTGTTCTCAACATTGGACCTGGTAA